Proteins encoded together in one Ictidomys tridecemlineatus isolate mIctTri1 chromosome 3, mIctTri1.hap1, whole genome shotgun sequence window:
- the C1qbp gene encoding complement component 1 Q subcomponent-binding protein, mitochondrial — MLPLLRCVPRALGAAVAGLRTVTPAPPLRQLLQPAPRPCVRPFGLLSVRAGSERRPGLLQPPAPCGCGCGCGALHTEGDKAFVEFLTDEIKEEKKIQKHKSLPKMSGGWDLEVNGTEAKLVRKVAGEKITVTFNINNSIPPTFDGEEEPSQGQKVEEQEPELTSTPNFVVEVTKSDGKKALVLDCHYPEDEIGQEEEAESDIFSIKEVSFQATGESEWKDTNYTLNTDSLDWALYDHLMDFLADRGVDNTFADELVELSTALEHQEYISFLEDLKSFVKSQ, encoded by the exons ATGCTGCCTCTGCTGCGCTGTGTTCCCCGAGCCCTGGGCGCCGCCGTCGCCGGCCTCCGCACCGTCACGCCTGCCCCTCCGCTCCGGCAACTGCTGCAGCCGGCGCCGCGGCCGTGCGTCCGGCCCTTCGGACTGCTCTCCGTGAGAGCCGGGTCGGAGCGGCGGCCCGGCCTCCTGCAGCCTCCCGCGCCCTGCGGCTGCGGCTGCGGCTGCGGCGCGCTGCACACGGAAG GAGACAAAGCTTTTGTAGAATTCCTGACGGatgaaatcaaggaagaaaagaaaatccagaagCATAAGTCCCTCCCCAAGATGTCTGGTGGTTGGGACCTGGAAGTGAACGGGACAGAAGCTAAATTAGTGCGGAAAGTTGCTGGGGAAAA GATTACTGTCACTTTCAACATTAACAATAGCATCCCACCAACATTTGATGGTGAAGAAGAGCCCTCACAAGGGCAGAAGGTTGAAGAACAGGAG CCTGAACTGACATCCACTCCGAATTTTGTGGTTGAAGTTACAAAGAGTGATGGCAAGAAAGCTCTTGTACTAGATTGTCACTATCCAGAGGATGAG ATTGGACAAGAAGAGGAAGCCGAGAGTGACATTTTCTCTATTAAGGAAGTCAGCTTTCAGGCCACTGGAGAGTCAGAATGGAAAGACACTAACTACACACTGAACACAGATTCCCTGGACTGG GCCTTGTATGACCACCTAATGGATTTCCTTGCGGACCGAGGGGTGGATAACACTTTTGCAGATGAGTTGGTGGAACTCAGCACAGCCCTGGAGCACCAGGAGTACATTAGTTTTCTTGAAGACCTCAAAAGTTTCGTCAAGAGCCAGTAG